From Uloborus diversus isolate 005 chromosome 8, Udiv.v.3.1, whole genome shotgun sequence, a single genomic window includes:
- the LOC129228184 gene encoding uncharacterized protein LOC129228184, translated as MKFFSLMSAILIALITLTSISEAAENAKIGQPLLCHGCVAVIKELHKMLKDSSGRKKAINQSLNRLCEINNFVSYTFSPPKMIKACNYIIDAHKQELAENLIEYYRKFKTAENLALQEKFCDQVIKACEGVKRPTQDSEMKPHGFSMNQANEKLQNAAGNNFKPIESEVEATLEKPMELTTPVPHEEL; from the exons atgaaattttttagctTAATGAGTGCTATTTTAATTGCTCTTATTACTCTTACGAGTATTTCAGAAGCTGcagaaaatgcaaaaataggtCAAC CTCTTCTGTGCCATGGATGCGTTGCTGTTATAAAAG AGCTTCATAAAATGCTGAAAGATTCCTCTGGTCGGAAGAAAGCTATTAATCAAAGTCTCAACCGTCTTTGTGAaatcaataattttgtttcatacacATTCAGCCCACCAAAGATGATAAAAGCCTGTAATTACATAATAG ATGCTCATAAGCAAGAATTGGCTGAAAACTTAATTGAGTactacagaaaatttaaaactgcaGAAAATCTTGCATTACAAGAAAAATTTTGTGACCAAGTTATCAAAGCCTGCGAAGGAGTAAAACGACCCACACAAGATAGTGAG atGAAACCTCATGGATTTTCTATGAATCAAGCtaatgaaaaattacaaaatgcgGCAGGCAACAATTTTAAGCCGATAGAATCAGAAGTGGAAGCAACTTTGGAGAAACCAATGGAATTAACTACACCCGTCCCTCATGAGGAATTATAA